In Lysobacterales bacterium, the sequence CGGGCATGTTCCGCTTCGTCTGCCAGAACGGTCTGGTGTGCGGCGACACCTTCGCCGACGTCCGCGTTCCTCACAAGGGCAACGTCACCGATCACGTCATCGAGGGCGCCTACGAAGTCTTGCAGGGTTTCGAGCAAGTGCAACACTCGCGCGATGCCATGGGTGCCATCACACTCGACGACGGTGAGGCCGAGGTCTTCGCCAGATCGGCGTTGACCCTCAAGTACGACGATCCCGGCAAGACCTTGCCGATCACGGAGAGTCAGGTTCTGCGGCCACGTCGTTTCGACGACAACCGTTCGGACCTGTGGTCCACCTTCAATCGAGTTCAGGAGAACCTCGTCAAAGGCGGCCTGACCGGCCGCACCGCAAACGGGCGCCAGCAACGCACGCGGCCCGTTCAAGGCATTGACCAGAACGTCCGGCTGAACCGGGCGCTATGGCTGCTGGCGGAAGGTCTGCGTCAGTTGAAAGCCTGACCCTCAAGCGGATCATGCCCATGACGGCATGGTCCGCTTTTTTTGTTCGGCAGACACCCCCTTCGGAGCCCCCTTTGCAAACAGGGTGGCGTCGCGTGACGGTTTTTCGCTCCCGCTCACCGGCCTGTTGAAGCAGGCTACTTCCCATGTCCGTCGGCGTTGCCGACAACATGCCCAGGTAGCCAAGACCTTCAAGGCTACGGTGCGTTGCGACGCACTGGTTGTTCTCTTTGCCAAGACGCTCACGGGCGTTCCCTTCCATCCCCTTGGGGCAGTGACTGCCCTCGCGGGTGGTGCTGCCTCTGTTTTCTTCGAGGACATCACCATGCCTGCATCTACATCATCACCCAATGTGCTCTACCGCATCGACGAATGCCCCGACCTCATGGCCGACGGTTGCGTCGGTGACGAGCAGGGCAATCTCGTCTTTCTCTCGATCTGGGCGCGCGACACCGCCGTTCAGGAGTTCCTCGCCCGCCTGACCCTCGGCCGGGATGAACAGGGACTGGATCAGTTCCACGTCATCACCGAGCAGGGCGCATCCATCCCGGTCTTCGTCGGCAACGTCGAGAACCTGGAAAAGCGCATCACCCGTGCCTATCGGCGAACGCTGTTCGGTTCGCTGACGAATGTGTGGCTGTTCGATCGTCGCTGCGTGAAGCCAGACAAGGCCAACGCCAGCGCGCTGGCGCTTCTGCCCAGGGATTCCGCTCACCGGCTCGACCGGCTGTGGACGCTGGTGCAGGACACCTGCCCGCTGCCACTGCTCGACCACTGGCGCGACACCGTGCTGGAGCTGTTGCAGACACGGCGGATGCTGACCGGTCTTCCCTTGGCCCTCGGGCCGCTGGAAGGCCATCGGCTGGCCCTCGATGTCCCGGCGCTGACGAAGGCGTTGGGCGAGCTGATCCGCAACGGCACCCTCGGCGCCACGCAGTACGAACTGGCCGCGAACGCACCGCTTCGGCGTGTGGCGTGAGCCATCCCCACGGGCATGCGCGCCGCGCGTGCCCGCCTTCCCTCATCCATCACCAGGAGAAATCCATGACACTCATGTTTCCGCGCCTGGCGCGCAATTTCATTCGTAACGGCTACTTCCCCACCGACGAGCCGACGCTGGAGCGGGCCTTGTCCGCACTGGCGCCGTCTCCCGGCTCCATGTCCATCCTCGATCCCTGCGCCGGCGAAGGCGTGGC encodes:
- a CDS encoding DUF945 domain-containing protein, with the protein product MKLASRFSYRSPVLRSDHPLSDDQIRTVAPSIFAETPHESRSQRYSYIPTAAVLTELRKEGFQPFMVCQTRVRHEDRRDYTKHMLRLRHASQINGTEASEIILLNSHDGTSSYQMLAGMFRFVCQNGLVCGDTFADVRVPHKGNVTDHVIEGAYEVLQGFEQVQHSRDAMGAITLDDGEAEVFARSALTLKYDDPGKTLPITESQVLRPRRFDDNRSDLWSTFNRVQENLVKGGLTGRTANGRQQRTRPVQGIDQNVRLNRALWLLAEGLRQLKA